The following coding sequences are from one Primulina eburnea isolate SZY01 chromosome 15, ASM2296580v1, whole genome shotgun sequence window:
- the LOC140814808 gene encoding uncharacterized protein, with product MSSYAVEFSSSSNSKSDSVSNSESTSTSNSESTSASDSKRSSGSRNSLEDPEFIPEVEVVTHSRPGKEIRHVTQQMNISNADDLWYGHLTSHIPPTSESKLRTLWHIPSSHQIIIPTPDDRPYLAPKGCYTFFQHHLDAGLRFPLDDFLQKLSSYYKMHLGLLTPNALRSICCLIVLFRALDLPLSCTTFSYFLVLAKSKEGPFYVISRSNRKLFDGAPSHVKDWKKYFFFIQPPEELTCSTDWYPNFTKPELSKDYKKDKDYLHIMSVLGDRCFSIPQLLSEDLLCHVGLSPAKIKLKEDAGTRVMNALFLRELSKTKAGGSSSAPQKSITPTVTAGTKRDCSVAEKKKTGSCSTTAQKSAGSPTAAVKKKKTGSSSSAPKRASSPPPRAKSPPPSGKQKVSVDPSPSVPHHGKRKISEISVVSVSSPEGSESDEEPPPASGVHPLYTSATAIVGRGPTQLAQKIMYQLPSEADAAFINSLGWSDLTRRTCSSITEGMMYIGELVERANATRSTACQDLREGMALREQLQATIDEMKATHAKELSESQARGDEFLKEKQELLKEKHELQRLTEDQAKDIQKLKTDLKDSQAELEDAKVRHAAEVSSFKEEFLKSEEFVEICGPKAFHYLGVGFEGAVGLFHAQGYPPPGAPTDFIDFESFISSLPPDS from the exons ATGTCTTCCTATGCTGTCGAGTTTAGTTCTTCGAGTAACTCCAAGTCTGATTCCGTGAGTAATTCTGAGTCTACTTCCACGAGTAATTCTGAGTCTACTTCCGCGAGTGATTCCAAAAGGTCTAGCGGGTCTAGGAATTCCTTAGAAGATCCTGAATTTATCCCTGAGGTAGAAGTCGTCACTCATAGCCGCCCTGGTAAGGAGATTCGTCACGTAACTCAACAAATGAATATCTCTAATGCTGATGACCTCTGGTATGGCCACTTAACGTCCCACATTCCCCCCACTAGCGAGTCCAAACTGAGGACTTTGTGGCATATTCCCTCCTCTCACCAGATCATAATTCCTACCCCTGACGACCGTCCCTATTTAGCTCCCAAGGGTTGTTACACATTCTTCCAGCACCATCTCGATGCAGGTCTGCGCTTTCCACTAGATGACTTCCTTCAAAAGCTGAGCAGTTATTATAAGATGCATTTAGGTTTACTCACTCCCAATGCTCTCCGCTCCATATGCTGCCTCATCGTGTTATTCCGGGCATTAGATCTTCCTTTAAGTTGCACTACCTTCTCCTACTTCCTTGTCTTAGCCAAGTCAAAAGAGGGACCCTTCTATGTGATTTCCCGGTCTAACCGCAAGCTTTTCGACGGGGCTCCTAGTCATGTGAAGGACTGGAAAAAATACTTTTTCTTTATCCAGCCACCGGAAGAACTGACTTGTTCCACTGATTGGTACCCTAACTTCACTAAGCCTGAGCTTTCAAAGGATTATAAGAAAGATAAGGATTATCTACACATAATGAGTGTATTAGGAGACCGATGCTTTAGCATCCCCCAACTTCTATCTGAAGATCTCCTGTGCCATGTCGGGTTAAGTCCCGCGAAAATTAAGCTGAAGGAGGATGCTG GTACTAGAGTCATGAACGCCCTATTTCTCCGTGAGCTCTCCAAGACAAAGGCCGGGGGTTCCTCATCAGCACCCCAGAAGTCCATTACCCCGACAGTCACGGCGGGCACAAAAAGAGATTGTTCTGTCGCTGAGAAAAAGAAAACAGGTTCCTGCTCTACTACTGCGCAGAAGTCCGCTGGCTCCCCTACTGCTGctgtgaagaagaagaagacggGCTCCTCCTCCTCTGCCCCAAAGCGAGCCTCCTCTCCACCTCCTCGCGCCAAGTCCCCTCCTCCGTCCGGTAAACAAAAGGTGTCTGTTGATCCTAGCCCGTCAGTCCCCCATCATGGTAAACGCAAGATTTCAGAGATCTCAGTAGTGTCGGTCTCTTCTCCAGAAGGATCTGAGTCCGATGAGGAGCCCCCTCCTGCATCAGGGGTACATCCTCTATACACATCAGCTACAGCCATTGTGGGGCGAGGTCCTACTCAGCTGGCTCAAAAGATAATGTATCAGCTTCCTTCCGAAGCGGATGCAGCATTCATTAATTCACTGGGGTGGTCCGACCTCACTCGCCGGACATGCAGCAGCATCACTGAG GGCATGATGTACATAGGGGAGTTGGTGGAGCGTGCCAACGCCACTCGATCTACTGCCTGCCAAGACTTGCGCGAGGGCATGGCTCTTCGTGAACAGCTCCAAGCTACTATCGATGAGATGAAAGCGACACACGCTAAGGAGCTTTCGGAGTCCCAAGCTCGGGGTGACGAGTTTCTGAAGGAAAAACAAGAACTTCTGAAAGAGAAACACGAGCTCCAGCGACTGACAGAAGACCAAGCTAAAGACATCCAGAAGTTAAAGACAGATTTAAAGGATTCACAAGCTGAGCTCGAAGATGCCAAGGTGCGACACGCTGCAGAAGTCTCCTCCTTCAAAGAGGAATTTCTCAAATCCGAAGAATTTGTCGAGATCTGTGGCCCGAAAGCTTTTCACTACCTGGGGGTGGGCTTCGAGGGTGCAGTCGGCCTTTTCCATGCTCAGGGCTATCCTCCGCCAGGCGCCCCTACTGACTTTATCGACTTCGAGAGCTTCATATCGAGTCTCCCCCCCGATTCCTAG
- the LOC140815462 gene encoding uncharacterized protein → MVGKRGSRRVNSASSRPQRGPEPSHVEARQEQPRQETRTEQPRHETRVEQTRPNENVGNLTLEQLGQFIARTVDEAMRRNQESMSAGERAHRQEREENVEVHQSRVEEMQPPQSGEISEMGEMWKEIQRLREQVGSRAPVPKRGSPFSLAILEEGLPPNFRQSNVGEYDGHTDPEEHLGRFENAALLHQYSDGVRCRVFLGTLVRSAQQWFNTLQPNSIRSFEDFSAAFLHRFASSKRHQKNYLSLFVMKQQEAETLRDFVRRFNTAALEIPAATPDIMISAFTQGLRGGEFFKSLVKKPPSSYDDLLARAEKYVNLEDAQRYRRMENRPGGSRVEGAERGGKKRGAGERDEDRTKGRGQFSSHVPMNRSRDKVMEVRESGERGEKSQRVESNARPPPQGRQEGSSSRSELRSRPSSRRGRGPPWIHQRIEEPRREGRGQDAPREPVEPRRRADGDNHPTRGMIHMISGGATDGDSGRARKAHGRRLENFEISRSANLPQDPVISFGPDDLRGVVAPHNDALVVTATVANYDVARIFIDNGSSVNILFKSTLDQMNVDGFEFEPISTPLYGFAGHAIPPLGQIVLPLSLGHEPRRVTKMTTFTVVDTPSAYNGILGRPALKDFRAVASTYHQKLKFPVGREVGVLCGDQKVARRCYEGIVKEEGKRARVEVNMIRRGRSGLPVVRREVHEVVDEKPEIVTLGPDKKTLRIAPDLDPEVREKLITCLQANLNRFAWSAQELTGTSPEVAEHRLNILPNSRPVKQKKRHFGPEKDIVIKKEVGELLSAGHIREVQFPTWLSNVVLVPKSSGKWRMCVDFRDLNKACPKDCYPLPRIDQLVDSTAGHQYLCMLDAYQGYHQIPLSVEDQDKVSFITSEGTFCYVVMPFGLKNAGATYQRLMDKVFSKQVGRNVEVYVDDIMVKSKDSTLLIPDLVETFSTLRSYGLKLNPQKCIFGVKSGKFLGYMVTERGIEANPEKVQAIQSMVSPRGPKDVQQLTGRIAALARFISRSAHRSLPFFRTLRKAKKFEWGQDCEKAFTELKEYLAELPVLAKPATGEPLWVYLSATEGAVSSVLVKLDGSVQQPVYYVSHALKGAEIRYSGLEKLALALVMTARRLRPYFLSHPIVVLTNSPLGRILTHSDMSGRLIKWTTELGEYDIQYEPRTSIKAQALADFLAETVHLENEDPWKVYVDGSSSKEGSGVGVVLISPAGEEVKLAVRLDFRASNNEAEYEAVLAGLRAARNVGATRVLIFSDSQLVAQQMKGMYDVKDEKLIEYAQEVDRVREKFTEITFEQIPRKENEKADTLAKMAGTMGSWKTRDVVFQIELTPQTSSPAVEQEEEDWRTAITDYLKEGKLPDDPREARKLKMKCSRYVMVGDVLFKTSFAGPLLRCLSYTEADYVLREVHEGCCGNHLGAYALARKVMLAGYSWPSILYDAQELVMSCDSCQRHARLHHRPAAMMKTVTAACPFDQWGMDIVGPFPTAPAQKKFLLVAVDYFSKWVEAEPLARITENDVMKFLWKNIVCRYGVPRRLISDNGRQFQGAKIQAWCKEMKIQQVFTSVAYPQSNGQVEVTNRTLVQGLKVRLGKAKGNWVDELPSVLWAYRTTPREGTKETPFGLVYGTEAVLPAEVGLESARVMLYDEDNGARRATDLDLLEGKRESASIQLEAYKNRIAQSYNRRVVQRNFQVGDLVLRKVQEEQRGKLDPKWEGPFKVVERLSSGAYYLENTQGKALKRPWNAYHLRKYYS, encoded by the coding sequence atggtaggCAAGAGAGGAAGCAGAAGAGTTAACTCAGCGTCATCGCGTCCTCAGAGGGGACCCGAACCGTCTCATGTTGAGGCGAGGCAggaacaacctcgtcaagagacaAGAACTGAGCAGCCCCGTCACGAGACGAGGGTTGAGCAAACCCGTCCTAATGAGAACGTGGGAAACTTGACCTTGGAACAGTTGGGCCAATTCATCGCCCGTACAGTAGATGAGGCCATGAGGAGGAACCAAGAGTCTATGAGTGCTGGGGAACGGGCCCATCGTCAGGAGCGTGAGGAAAATGTTGAAGTCCACCAGAGCAGGGTTGAAGAGATGCAACCACCTCAGAGTGGAGAAATTAGTGAGATGGGGGAGATGTGGAAGGAGATACAGAGATTGAGGGAGCAGGTGGGAAGCAGGGCGCCGGTACCCAAGAGAGGAAGCCCTTTTTCACTAGCCATCTTGGAGGAAGGGCTCCCTCCGAATTTCCGACAATCAAACGTTGGAGAGTATGACGGACATACAGAccctgaggaacacttggggagATTTGAGAATGCGGCTCTGTTGCACCAATATTCGGACGGAGTCAGGTGCAGGGTGTTTCTGGGCACGTTGGTGAGGTCAGCCCAGCAATGGTTTAATACCCTGCAGCCCAACTCCATACGGTCGTTCGAGGATTTCTCTGCAGCCTTCTTGCACCGATTTGCCAGCAGCAAGAGGCATCAAAAGAACTATTTGAGTCTATTTGTGATGAAACAACAAGAGGCTGAAACATTGCGGGACTTTGTCCGGCGCTTCAACACTGCAGCACTAGAAATACCAGCGGCTACCCCGGACATCATGATAAGCGCCTTTACCCAAGGGCTGAGGGGGGGAGAATTCTTCAAATCGCTGGTCAAGAAGCCTCCGTCGAGCTATGATGACTTGTTAGCTCGGGCGGAGAAATATGTAAACTTGGAGGATGCTCAACGATACAGGAGGATGGAAAACCGGCCCGGAGGAAGTAGGGTGGAGGGAGCCGAGAGAGGTGGAAAGAAGAGGGGTGCAGGGGAAAGAGATGAGGACAGAACCAAAGGTAGAGGACAATTCTCATCACATGTTCCTATGAATAGGAGTCGGGATAAGGTGATGGAGGTGAGGGAGTCGGGGGAGAGAGGGGAGAAGTCGCAGAGGGTTGAGAGCAATGCTCGACCTCCGCCGCAGGGTAGACAAGAAGGATCCTCGTCCAGGAGTGAACTGAGATCTCGCCCATCTTCTAGGCGGGGTCGAGGCCCTCCATGGATACATCAAAGGATCGAAGAGCCGAGAAGAGAAGGGCGGGGTCAGGATGCTCCTCGGGAACCTGTCGAACCGAGGAGGAGAGCAGATGGAGATAACCACCCCACAagaggaatgattcatatgatctcggggggtGCTACTGATGGGGATTCCGGGCGAGCGCGGAAGGCGCATGGGAGGAGGTTggagaattttgaaatatcgAGGAGTGCGAACTTACCCCAGGATCCTGTCATCAGTTTTGGACCGGATGACCTCCGAGGCGTTGTGGCTCCTCATAATGATGCCTTGGTGGTGACAGCCACCGTTGCCAATTACGATGTGGCACGAATTtttattgataatggaagctcTGTTAATATCCTGTTCAAGAGCACCCTGGATCAGATGAATGTGGATGGATTTGAGTTCGAGCCGATCTCCACTCCTCTATATGGATTTGCAGGACATGCCATCCCGCCGCTCGGTCAAATTGTCCTTCCTTTATCTTTGGGACATGAGCCTCGGCGGGTAACGAAGATGACAACCTTTACTGTGGTGGACACCCCATCCGCTTACAATGGAATTCTTGGGCGACCAGCCCTCAAGGATTTCAGAGCTGTAGCGTCCACCTATCATCAGAAGTTGAAGTTTCCTGTAGGGAGGGAGGTTGGAGTCTTATGTGGGGACCAGAAAGTCGCTCGTCGATGTTATGAGGGGATAGTGAAAGAAGAGGGGAAGAGGGCACGTGTGGAGGTCAATATGATTAGAAGGGGGCGAAGTGGGTTGCCCGTGGTAAGGAGGGAGGTTCATGAGGTGGTGGATGAGAAGCCGGAGATCGTGACATTGGGGCCTGACAAGAAAACTCTAAGAATAGCCCCTGACCTTGACCCAGAGGTAAGGGAAAAACTTATTACTTGTTTACAAGCTAATCTCAACAGGTTCGCTTGGTCTGCCCAAGAACTCACAGGGACGAGTCCAGAGGTAGCAGAACATCGGTTAAACATCTTACCGAATTCTCGTCCCGTGAAACAGAAGAAAAGACACTTCGGGCCCGAGAAAGATATAGTTATAAAAAAGGAGGTGGGAGAGTTGCTCAGTGCCGGGCACATTCGAGAGGTACAATTTCCTACTTGGCTCTCGAATGTCGTTCTTGTTCCGAAAAGTTCAGGAAAATGGAGGATGTGTGTGGACTTCAGAGATCTCAACAAGGCATGTCCTAAAGATTGTTATCCCTTGCCGCGGATAGATCAGTTGGTGGACTCCACAGCCGGACATCAGTATTTGTGCATGTTGGATGCTTATCAGGGGTACCATCAAATCCCCTTGTCCGTGGAGGATCAAGATAAAGTAAGTTTCATTACCTCTGAAGGAACTTTCTGTTACGTGGTCATGCCCTTCGGACTCAAAAATGCTGGAGCCACGTATCAGCGGTTGATGGATAAAGTCTTTTCTAAGCAGGTGGGGAGGAATGTGGAAGTgtatgtggatgacatcatGGTAAAGTCTAAGGATTCGACCCTGCTCATACCTGACCTAGTGGAGACATTTTCCACCCTCAGGTCATATGGGCTGAAGCTGAACCCTCAAAAGTGTATATTTGGGGTGAAGAGTGGGAAGTTTCTGGGCTATATGGTGACAGAGAGGGGGATTGAGGCTAACCCCGAGAAAGTTCAAGCCATCCAGAGTATGGTCTCCCCTCGGGGGCCCAAAGATGTTCAGCAGTTGACAGGGAGGATTGCTGCGCTGGCACGTTTTATCTCAAGGTCCGCCCACAGGAGCTTACCTTTCTTCCGGACCTTGCGAAaagcaaaaaaatttgaatggggGCAGGATTGTGAGAAGGCTTTCACAGAATTGAAGGAGTACCTGGCCGAGCTTCCCGTCCTGGCCAAACCGGCAACGGGTGAGCCTTTATGGGTATATTTATCTGCCACTGAAGGGGCTGTGAGTTCAGTCCTTGTTAAGCTGGATGGATCGGTTCAGCAGCCGGTGTATTATGTTTCGCATGCTCTCAAAGGAGCCGAGATCCGATACTCCGGGTTGGAAAAATTGGCTTTGGCTTTGGTAATGACAGCCAGACGCTTGAGGCCTTACTTCTTATCTCATCCGATTGTGGTGCTCACGAACAGCCCATTGGGCAGAATTCTAACTCATTCGGATATGTCTGGCCGCTTGATCAAGTGGACCACTGAGCTAGGGGAGTATGACATCCAGTATGAGCCAAGAACATCTATCAAAGCACAAGCCTTAGCTGATTTTCTAGCTGAGACTGTGCATCTTGAAAATGAGGACCCTTGGAAAGTATATGTTGATGGTTCATCTTCTAAAGAGGGGAGCGGGGTAGGAGTGGTactgatttcaccagctggGGAGGAAGTGAAGTTGGCAGTTAGGTTGGACTTTCGAGCATCCAACAATGAGGCAGAATATGAGGCTGTGTTGGCGGGACTGCGAGCAGCCAGAAATGTAGGAGCTACCCGGGTACTTATTTTTTCTGACTCACAGTTGGTAGCGCAACAGATGAAGGGAATGTATgatgtgaaagatgagaaaCTTATTGAGTATGCTCAAGAAGTGGACAGAGTCAGAGAGAAATTCACGGAGATTACATTTGAACAGATTCccaggaaagaaaatgagaaggCAGACACTCTAGCCAAAATGGCTGGGACAATGGGGAGTTGGAAGACTAGAGATGTGGTATTTCAAATTGAACTCACACCTCAAACGAGTTCACCCGCAGTTGAACAGGAGGAGGAGGATTGGAGAACCGCAATAACTGATTATTTGAAAGAAGGAAAGCTTCCCGATGACCCTCGCGAAGCTCGTAAGTTGAAGATGAAATGTTCACGTTATGTGATGGTCGGAGATGTGTTGTTTAAAACATCTTTTGCAGGACCGCTTCTTCGATGTTTGAGTTATACCGAGGCTGATTATGTGCTCCGAGAGGTTCACGAGGGATGTTGTGGAAATCATCTAGGGGCTTATGCATTGGCGAGGAAAGTGATGCTCGCCGGTTATTCTTGGCCCTCGATACTGTATGATGCTCAAGAATTAGTGATGTCTTGTGATAGTTGTCAACGTCATGCCCGATTGCATCACCGGCCAGCGGCCATGATGAAGACTGTCACGGCCGCATGTCCTTTTGACCAGTGGGGAATGGATATTGTGGGACCTTTTCCTACAGCTCCTGCTCAGAAGAAATTTCTTTTGGTAGCGGTTGACTATTTCTCCAAATGGGTGGAGGCAGAACCGTTGGCCAGAATCACTGAGAATGACGTCATGAAGTTCTTGTGGAAGAATATAGTATGCAGATACGGGGTACCCAGGAGACTGATATCCGATAATGGGAGACAGTTCCAAGGGGCCAAGATCCAAGCTTGGTGTAAGGAGATGAAGATCCAACAGGTCTTTACCTCTGTAGCTTACCCGCAGAGTAATGGCCAGGTAGAGGTGACTAATCGGACGCTGGTGCAGGGTCTGAAAGTTCGACTAGGCAAAGCTAAAGGCAATTGGGTGGATGAGCTACCAAGTGTCTTATGGGCATACCGAACCACTCCGAGAGAAGGAACCAAAGAAACTCCTTTCGGTTTGGTTTATGGTACTGAAGCAGTGCTCCCGGCTGAGGTCGGGTTGGAATCGGCAAGGGTGATGCTTTATGACGAGGATAATGGTGCGAGACGTGCTACTGACCTTGATCTGTTGGAGGGAAAGAGAGAGTCTGCCAGCATTCAACTGGAAGCCTATAAGAACCGCATTGCACAGTCTTATAATCGGAGAGTCGTACAGAGAAACTTTCAAGTGGGTGATTTGGTCCTAAGGAAGGTGCAAGAAGAGCAGAGGGGAAAACTGGACCCAAAGTGGGAGGGTCCCTTCAAGGTGGTCGAGAGACTGAGCTCTGGAGCCTATTACTTGGAGAATACGCAAGGCAAAGCTTTGAAAAGGCCTTGGAATGCTTATCACCTCAGAAAATATTATTCTTGA